In the Haloferax marinisediminis genome, GGCGATATAGCGAACGGGTTGCGACCCTCATCGAAGCAAAACTCGACGAGTTCATCCGCCAAACACAGCGGTAAGCCTCGGTCAAATCCACTTTCGGATGATCGTACGCGTCAATGTATCTGGCGAAGGAATCTCACCGTCGACAACGCGGCAGAAAAACGTTCCTGGCACCGAGACCGAGAGCCTTCCGAATTAGGGTTGGATCCGTGCCGGGGAGTCGGGCAAGCAGTTAGAGGCCCGTCCGGTTGCGCGTAGTGGGATCTCTATGTTCCCGAGACGTTCACACCAACAAGCGTCCACACAGTTATCGGAACCGAGCGCCTATTACGAAAGATGCCAAATAACAAACGTGGGCGAGACGAGAACCTAGACGACGAACAGCGACAACAGCCAGAGCGGAAGCGAGAAGAAGTACGCGACCGCGTTCGTGAAGACCGAGCGATGAGCGGCGCCCTTGGTGGGCGACTTGGTGGCCTTGATGAGGTACTCGAATCCGAGGACTATCCAGTCACGACCGATGAATTGGTCGAGGCCTATGGCCACTACGAGATCGAAACGCAGGGGGGGACGGAGTCCCTCGAAGAAGTGCTTGCTCCAACGGATAACCAAACGTACGACTCCGCCGATGACGTCCGAAGCCGGATACTGGGCCTGATACATCGTTG is a window encoding:
- a CDS encoding DUF5789 family protein, translated to MPNNKRGRDENLDDEQRQQPERKREEVRDRVREDRAMSGALGGRLGGLDEVLESEDYPVTTDELVEAYGHYEIETQGGTESLEEVLAPTDNQTYDSADDVRSRILGLIHR